Within Methanoculleus horonobensis, the genomic segment AAGCGACGATGATGGTGTCGGGGCGGGAGAGGACCGAGGCGGTGGCCGCAAGCCGCATCTGCTCGATCTTGGGGTTGATCTGGGCGTCTTTCTCGATGTAAAGGTCGCGCTTCGCGATGTAGGACTCGGGCTGGTAGTAGTCGTAGTAGGAGACGAAGTACTCCACCCGGTTATCGGGGAAGAACGACCTGAACTCGTTGTAGAGCTGGGCGGCAAGCGTCTTGTTGTGGGCTATGACGAGGGTGGGCTTCTGGACCTCCTCGACGACGTTTGCTATCGTGAACGTCTTCCCCGAGCCCGTGACCCCGAGGAGGGTCTGGTACCGCTCGTCGCGGGAAAGGCCGTCGCTGAGTTTCCGGATCGCGTCGGGCTGCGATCCGGTCGGCTTGAAGTCAGCCTTGAGGTGAAATTCCGTCATGGTGCCACCGTCTTCTTCCTGAGGGTTCTGTGATACGCGATCGCGAACCGGTGCGCCTCGTCGCGGATCTCCTGGAGGAAGAGCGACGCCTTCTCGTGTTTCTCAAGCGGCAGGGGGTGGGAGAAGCCCGGCACGAAGACCTCCTCCTCGCGCTTCGCGATCGCCGCGATCGGGACTTTGATACCGAGATCTCTCAGCACCGCGGTTGCCGCCGCAAGCTGCCCTTTCCCGCCGTCGATGAGGATCAGGTCGGGGAACTCGCCGCCCTCCTTCTGGAGCCGCGAGTAGCGCCGGCGGACAACCTCGGCGATCGCCGCGAAGTCGTCGACACCCTCGACCGTCCGTATCCTGAACCGCCGGTAGTTCCGCTTGTCGGGCTTCCCCCAGAGGAACCGGACCATCGAACCCACCATCGCCGTCCCGGAGAGGTGGGAGATGTCGAAGCACTCGATCGCGACGGGAAGGTCCGGGAGGTGCAGCCGGCGTTTGAGCTCGTCCAGTTTGATCCGGTCGCCGAAGAATGCGATCTCCACGTTCTTCCTGACCAGATCGAGCAGATTCTTCTTCTCGCCCCGCTGCGGCACGACCACCCGGACCTTGCCGCCCCGAAGGTGGGAGAGGTAGCCGGCGACGGCATCGTCGATGGGCACGGGCAGGATCACCTCCTGCGGCGGTTCGTGGTCGGCGTAGTAGCGGACGAGGAACTCCTCGAGGAACCCCTCCGTCTCGTCGAAGGTGTACTCGCGCTTCCCGGCAAGCGTTCCCCGGTCGACGTTGAAGAGCATCAGAAAGACGGTTCCCTCGCTCACGATATAGTTGACGATATCCTCGTTGTAGGTCTTCTGCCGGTCGACGTGCTGGCGCTCGCGCAGCCCCTCGATGGCTGTGATCTGGTCGCGGAGCTCCATCGCCCGCTCGAACTCCTGCTGTTCTGCCGAGGCTGCCATCTCCGCGCGGAGCGTCCGGATGAGCCCGGCGATATCTCCTTTCAGGACGGCTTCCGCTCTTCTCGCCCGCTCCCGGTATTCGTCCTCGCCGATCCTTCCCATGCAGGGGGCGCTGCACGAACCGATGTGCGCACGGAGGCACGGGCGGCGGGGGAGGCGCCGGCACGACCGGAGCCCGAATAATGATTTCAGCAGCCGGAGGAGGTCTTCGCGCTCCCGGCCGGAGACGAACGGCCCGTAGTAGCGGCCGTTCCCGTCGGGCTGGCGGGCGGTGTGAACCCGGGGATAGGGCTCGTCGGTGATGTGGATGTAGGCGTACCGCTTCGCGTCCTTCAAGTCGATGTTGTACTTCGGCTGGTGCTTCTTGATCAGGGTGTTCTCGAGGATGAACGCCTCGACCTCGGTGTCGGTGACGATGAAGTCGAGACCGGCGATCGCGGCCACGAGGTTCTGCGTCTTCCGGTCGAGGTCGTGCCGGGAGAAGTAACTCGAGACCCTTCGTTTGAGGTTCTTCGCCTTCCCGACGTAGATGATGGTGCCCTCCCTGTCGGAGAAGAGGTAGCAGCCGGGCTCGGTCGGAAGACTCTGGGTATCGATCATGGCTTCTTGAGGATCTCCTTTAAGAACTCACCCGTGTAGCTCCCTTCGACCAGAGCGACCTCCTCGGGGGTTCCCGTCGCGACGACCTCGCCGCCGGCGTCCCCGCCCTCCGGACCGAGGTCGATGATGTAGTCGGCCGACTTGATCACGTCCAGGTTGTGCTCGATCACGACCATCGTGTTCCCCCGCGCCACCAGATCGTCGAGGACGGCGATCAGGTTCTTCACGTCGTGGAAGTGCAGCCCGGTCGTCGGTTCGTCGAGGAGGTAGATCGTCTTCCCCGTGGCCCTTTTTGCGAGCTCCCGGGTCAGTTTGATCCGCTGCGCCTCGCCGCCCGAGAGGGTGGTGGAGCTCTGGCCGAGTTTGATGTAGCCGAGCCCGACCCTGGAGAGCGTATCGAGTTTGTTCCTGATCGAGGGGACGTTCTCGAAGAGGGCCAGTGCCTCCTCGACGCTCATGTCGAGGACGTCGGCGATGGACTTGCCCCGGTACTTCACCTCGAGGGTCTCGCGGTTGTAGCGCGCCCCTTTGCATTCCTCGCACTCGACGTAGACGTCGGGGAGGAAGTTCATCTCGATCTTGATCAGCCCTTCACCCTGGCAGGCCTCGCACCGCCCGCCCTTGACGTTGAACGAGAACCGGCCGGGCTTGTAGCCCCGGACCTTCGCCTCCTTCGTCTCGGCAAAGACCTTCCGGATCTCGTCGAAGACCTTGGTGTAGGTCGCCGGGTTCGAGCGCGGCGTCCTCCCGATGGGGCTCTGGTCGATGACGATCACCTTGTCCAGCTCGTCGTCGAAGACGAGGCTGTCGTGCTTCCCCGGAAGTTCCCGCGAACCGTGGAGTTTCTGCATCAGCGCTCGGTAGAGCGTCTCGTAGATGAGCGTAGACTTCCCCGATCCCGAGACACCGGTGATGACCGTCAGGACGCCGATAGGGATCTTCGCATCGATGCCCTTGAGGTTGTTCTCCCGGCAGCCCGAGAGCCTGATGAACCGGTCGCTCCTCCGGCGAGAAGCAGGAACCTCGATCCTGAGATCGCCGGAGAGGTAGCGGCCGGTGATCGATGCCGGGTTTGCCGCGATGGCGTCCGGCGGCCCTTCCGCGACGATGTCACCGCCGTGGAGCCCGGCTCCGGGCCCCATGTCCACGACCCAGTCGGCGCTCCGGATGGTATCCTCGTCGTGCTCCACCACGACGAGGGTGTTCCCGAGGTCGCGGAGGTGCTGCAGGGTCTCGAGGAGTTTCCGGTTGTCCCGCTGGTGCAGCCCGATGGAGGGCTCGTCGAGGACATAGAGCACCCCCGTGAGGTTCGACCCGATCTGCGTCGCGAGGCGTATCCGCTGCGCTTCCCCGCCCGAGAGGCTGCCTGCGCTCCGCGAGAGGGTCAGGTAGCCGACGCCGACCTGCTCCAGGAACTCCAGCCGGGCGGCGATCTCCTTCAAGACCTGTTTTGCGATCTCGCGCTGGCTCTCGGTGAGGTCCAGCGTCCGGAAGAACGAGCGCGCTCCCGTGACCGAGAGGTCGGTGACCTCGACGATGGACTTCCCGGCGACCTTCACGGCAAGCACCTTCTCTTTGAGCCTCCTGCCCTCGCACTTCGGGCAGGGGAGGATCCGCATGAACTTCTCGAGTTCGTGGCGACGGTACTCCGACTGGGTCTGGTGGTAGAGCCGTTCGGCCTGCGGGGCGAGGCCCTCCCACGTCCCGGAGTGCGACCATGAGTCACCGTTTCTGGTTCGCATCGATAGGCGGAGGTGCTCCGACGAACCGAACATCAGGGCGTTGTACTGCTGCTCGGTGAGGTCTTTGATCGGCGTCATGACCGAGAACCCGAAGTGTTTCGCGACGGCACCGAGGTACTGGCTCCGGTAGCCGTCGAGGAAGTTCCGGTAGAGCATGACGGCGCCTTCGGCGATGGACTTGCTCTTGTCCGGGATGATCAGGTCCGGATCGAACTCCATCCTGAACCCGAGCCCGTTGCACTCCTCGCACGCGCCGAAGGGGCTGTTGAAGGAGAACATCCGGGGCTGGAGTTCCTCGAATGCAATCCCGCAGATCGGGCAGGCCATGAGCGCCGAGCAGGTCTCCTCGTTGCCGTCCTCGTCGACGGCGATGACGAGCCCTTCGGACTTTGCAAGGGCGTTCTCGATCGCCTCGACGAGTCTTGAGCGCTCGTCGACGGAGAGTCGGTCGATGACCACGTCGATGTCGTGCTTGCGGTAGCGCTCGAGGGTGATCTCCTCGTCCGTCCGGTGGATCTCACCGTTGACCCGGACCCGGGCGTAGCCCTCCCGGTTGAGGTCTTTGAAGACCTGCTGGTAGGTTCCCTTCTTCTGCCGGATGACCGGGGCGAGGATGGTGACCGTCCCGGCCATCGTGGAGGCGATGTGATCGGCGATCTTCTCCGGCGACTGCGCCTCGATGGGGATATGGTGCTCCGGGCAGAACGGCGTCCCTATCCGGGCGAAGAGGAGCCGCAGGTAGTCGTAGATCTCGGTGACCGTGCCGACGGTGCTCCGGGGATTCTTGGACGTCGTCTTCTGCTCGATGGAGATGGCGGGCGAGAGCCCGTCGATGCTGTCGACGTCCGGTTTCTGCATCAGCCCGAGGAACTGCCGTGCATAAGCGGAGAGCGACTCCACGTAGCGCCGCTGTCCTTCGGCGTAGATAGTGTCGAAGGCAAGCGTGGATTTCCCCGATCCGGATACCCCGGTGAGGACGATGAGCCGGTCGCGCGGAAGTTCGACGGTGATGTTGTTGAGGTTGTGCTCCCGCGCCCCCTTGATGGTGATCTTCTTCATTTGTCTGTTCAGATATGTTTGTCGTCTTACCTCATAGCCGTTTGCCGACATAAAGTTTAAATAAATTTAGTTAGCGGAGCCCGGAATGACGCCCGTTTGGGAGGGTTCCGGAACCACTCCTGCATGACCACCCTTTTTGACTTTTCCGGTCAAAACGGTATACATCAAGAGTGGAACATTTTTCATGCAGAAGGATCGGATAGTGCGAAGTGCGGGCGCCTCCCGGCAGGTGGCCAGTATCGCGCAGGACAGGCACGGGAACCCTATCGAGATATTCGACCCGCCGTTCTACCAGAAGGAGTTCGAGGAGGCCTACCGGTTCATCATCGACGACTATCCGGTAGCGCCAAGAGAGATCGGCCTCTTCCTCCCCTGTGCCGTGCGGAAACCCTACAGCCAGAGCCCGAGCCACAGACTCTTCCGGCGGATCATCGACGGCGTCCTCGCCCCGGAGGAGTATCACATCGTCATCTTCGGCACCTGCGGAACCGTCCCCGCGGAGCTCGAGTGCATGTACCCCTACCGGAACTACCACTACATGCTCGGCAAGACCACGGACGAGCGGATCCGGCGGGACTTCCACCGGATCGAGGTCTACCGGCTGAAGGGCTACCTCGAGAAGACCCGGGAGACCTACCGGCACCGGCTCGCCTACTGCATCGGGCCGTTTCGGAAGGCGATGGTCGAGGCCGCGGAAGCGACCGGGATCGCCGTCGACCTCCTCCCCTCCGATCCGATGATCGAGCGGCTCTACGACATCGACTGCCCCTTCCCGGAGGGCAGCCTCTCGATGCAGGGCTACATCGACGAGTTCCGCGAGGGGCTCGTGAGGCTGGCGGGGAAGCTACACGTCGGGGGCACGACGGCTCTGGAAGGGTGCCCGGAGCGGCGGGGGCCGGTGAGGGCGTGATTGGGTGCGAAGGAAAAGAGTTGTTTAAAATTCGTTGACTGCCTTCTAGTCTCCTTCGATTGCACCTGGCACCGATTTCAGGGGGATATCGCCGAGAGGGGGGTGGGGACAGGGGAGGGGGGAATACTCCCCCCTTCGCACCTATCGGTGCTCAAGCTCGCTTCACTCGCACTCCCCGTCAGCCCCTTCCCCAGGGGCGATAGCCACCACGGTCCACTGCACCGGGCTTTCTCCTCGCTTCAGTCGCTCTGTTCGTCGTGGCTAACTCACAACTTCAGGCATATAATCCAGGGTATTTGCAGTCTCACTCAATCGAAATAGTATCAAAACCCCCTCACTTCGGCTTATACCGCCCCCACTTCTCGAGCGCCTCCGAAAGTGCGGGAGCCTTCTTCGCCTTCTCCTCAAGCGTCTCCCCCTCCTTCCAGGCCTCGATCGCCTGCATGGCGGCCTCTGCGCCCGCCCGCGTCCCCTTCGGGTGGCCGTGGATGCCGCCGCTGACCAGGAGAACGAGTTCGCTGCCGTAGATGTCGAGGACGTCCGGCACGAGCCCGGGGTGGAGGCCGCCCGACGAGACCGGGAAAGCGGACTTGATATTACCCCAGTCCTGGTCGAGGGCCATGTGGTCGACGGCGTTCGTATGCTTCTCCCGGAGCATGTCCGCAAGCACCGTGGCCTCCGCCCGGGTGCCGACCAGTTTGCCCACAGCGGTCCCGGTGTGGATCTGCGCAACACCGACGAGCCGCATCATCTTCGCCAGGAACTGCATCGTGATCCCGTGCTTCTCGTCCCGGTCGAAGGCCGCGTGCATCGCCCGGTGGGCGTGGATCGCAAGCCCGAGGTCGGAGCAGTAGTCCCGGAGGGTCGCGACGGCAGCGGTTCCGGCAACCACGACGTCGATCATCGCGTAGTTCCAGCCGTAATCGGCAAGCATCTTCGCCCGCTTCTCCATCGTCTCGGTGTCGGCGGTGATGTTGATGAACGCGGACTTCACGTCGCCGGTCTCCTGCTCGGCCCGATCGCGCATCTTCGCCATCGCCCGGACGCGGTCATCGAACCGGTTGAACGACTGGGACGTCAGGTTCTCGTCGTCCTTGACGAAGTCGAACCCGCCCATCCAGGTCTCGTAACCGACCTCTGCGTGTTCCTCTGCCGTGAAGCCTACCTTCGGCTTCGGCACCGCTCCCGTGAGCGGCCGCCCCCGGATCTTCATCATATCCCGGATCCCCTCCATACCGAAGTGCGGGCCTTTGAAGTGGCGGAGGTATTCGGCCGGGAGCGAAGCGTCGATCAGCCTGAGACGGTCGAGCGCCTTCATCCCGAAGACGTTCCCGGCGATCCCACTCAGGAGCTGGGCCGCGTTCCCCTCCTCCCAGAGGGCGAGCGGGTATGCGATCTTCACGTAGTTCCCCTCGATCTCGAACGCCTTCGCCTGGAGATCCCGCATCCGGGGCGGCAGGGTGAAGAGCGTCGTCCAGGTTCCGGTCGAACTCTCCGACGCGATCCTCCCGACCGCCTCTTCCTTGCTGATCCCCGCCGCAGGCTCGAAGTAGTAGAGGGCTACGAGCTCGTCCGGGCCCGGGGTGTGGTTTAAATCAACAAACTCTTCGTACCAGTCAATCGCCATAGAATCACCTCTTGAAGGAAGGGGTGCCCGGGTAGAAAAACCTTCCATTCGGAGCAGGGTAAAGAACGCTGCAATCACTTTCTCCCCGCAGGCGCCGGGTTTATCTGCCGGCGGGTCGAGAGGAAAGCAGAAGGAGTCTTATGGAACGAAAAGCCGATAATTTGCGCCCGCTCTTCGATTACGATGCAGAGAGACCGCCCGCGATCGAGATTGGCGGCACCGACATCTCGGTCCGCGACCTGACCTACCAGACTGCCCCGGGCCGGGGGGTTCGGGCCTACCTGGTGACCCCGGCAAGAGAGGAGGGGACGCGTTCTGCTGCCGTCCTCTACCTCCACCCGGGACTTGGTTCCCGCGCCACGTTCCTCGCCGAGGCCGTGGCCCTTGCCGGGATGGGTGCGGCCTCCCTGCTCGTCGACGCTCCCTGGGCCGCCGATACGGCAGCAGCCTGGGGTCAGGCAGTCACAGATCCCGAGGAGGCCGTGCGGGAGCATAACCGGACGGTGATCGACCTTCGCCGGGGGATAGATCTCCTCGTAGCGCAGCCGGGCATCGATCCGGACCGGATCGGATTCGTGGGCCACAGTGTCGGGGCGCTTTTCGGGGCGGTGCTCGCCGGCGTCGATCGGCGTCTTCGCGCCGCCGTCCTGATGGCGGGCACCGGAAGGTTTGTCGACGTCGCCGCGGTGAACCTGCCCGACCTGCAGGGCGAGAAATTCGAGCACTACCGCCGGACGCTCGCGGAACTCGACCCTGCCGTCTGGGTCGGCCGTGCCGCACCCACCCCGCTCTTCTTTCAGGCCGCTCTTCGCGACGAGTTCTTCACGGAGGAGCAGGCCCGGGAGTTCTTCGAGCAGGCGGGCGAACCGAAGTCGCTCGAATGGTACGACGCGGGCCATCTCCTTGACGAAGCAGCCCGCCGCGACCGTGTCGCGTGGCTGGCCGGGGTGCTCTCGCTGGAGCGTTCCCGGTAGCGGGAAAGAAGGGGCAATTGCTACGAATGCAATTTTTTGTTATAAAGGGTAAACATTTTTATGTGGTGAGTTCTTACCCATACGTGGCCAGGCGACGACGGAACCTGCCTGCGCCTCGTCCACCCACCCTGCAGCGCGCTACTGCATGTCCTTCATACACCCCGATCACTTTTTAGCGTCACTCGGAGATCCCATCGAGAACCTTCTCGATCCTGTCCACCTTCGCCTCGATCCGCTCCATCGACTGCCGCAGCATCTGGAGTTCCCCGCCGGCCGCACCGCTCTTCTGTCCCGCCGCACTCGCGATCTGGTCTTCGATCCACTCCTTGAGCCTTACAACGATGATGAAGAGCAGCGTCAGAACACCAAGATTAATGATAACGTAGACGGAACCGGCAAGCACGGCATTCAAGGAGTTCGAATCGCCAAACAAGCCGGCAATAAGGCAGCTGATCACGAGCAATGCAATAACGGCGCCCCACAGCGCCTTCAGGTAGAGTTTCCACCTATCCTGTCTCATCCTTTGACCTCTCTAACGACACAATCAAATCCAGGTTCAGCACCACCTCAAACGGCACCGCCCGGTAGCACCTCCGGAGATACGGGGGTTCGTCCGACGTCCTGCTGTTCCCTTCCGCAAAACCGAGTTTCTCGAGCTGCCGGAGATAAATGGCGGCCAGCGGGCGCGATATGCCGAGTTCTTCGGCAATCTCGCGGGCATACTTCTCTTCGGCCGCGATTGCCCCGAGTACGGCAAGTCGCTGCTCGTTCCCGAGCAGGGAGAGCAGCCGCGCCAGTTCGGGAAGGGTGCTGAAAGACAATGTCAACATGTGTTAATTATTTTTTACACATATGAGTGTTGCGATACCGCATCCTGTATGCCGCCGGGGTCTCTATCGTCTCGCCACGCAGAGCGAAGGTAGTATGACCGAACGTATCGGGGAACCAGACGTTACGTGGAGGTCGGGTTCGGGGAGAACTTCCGGGAGGCATATGCCGCGCCGGAATCGTCCGGTGGATCAGGATAGGTGGGTGTAGGAGATCCACGTTACGCGTTCTCCCCGCCGGCATCGGATCCGGCCTTATGCGGTTGATGGCATCTGCATGGGCATCGGCCGGACCCGGGGTATTCGGGGCAATCACAGTACATGCCTGCGTGGTTTCGGCCGTGGATCTTCTCCGGTTCGCCGCACATGCCGGAAGCACGGTGACTGCCGGGAAGAACCGCTTCCGGCCCGATAAACACGTTGCCCCTGCGGTGGGAATGGTTCCGCACCGACGTACAGGAAGTCGGCCCGGACGGGGATATATTGCTACGGCGGCCGCGGTAGGATCATTGAACCACGCGGTTCAATGCATCCCGGGGAGATCCCTGATGTATTCGAGCGCGAGCAGCGCGTCCTCGCGTTTCCGGTCGACGGCATGCTCGTCGGCAAACGTCAGAAACCGGGCGAGGTCGTCCGGGTCCGTCTTCCCTTCAGCCGCCTCGACGACCGCGTCGTAGGTTCGTTCCGGAAAATAGAGTGCCCTGGCGGCCTCAAGGAGCGACCCCGCCGCGTCGGCACCGATAACCCCGCACTCCAGTGCCCGCTGGATGGTCGCCCGGATATTCACGAGCGGCTCGGAGAGCGGCATGAACGTCTCGGGATCGAAGAGGAGCGCCACCTCGTCGTCGGCGAC encodes:
- the uvrA gene encoding excinuclease ABC subunit UvrA gives rise to the protein MKKITIKGAREHNLNNITVELPRDRLIVLTGVSGSGKSTLAFDTIYAEGQRRYVESLSAYARQFLGLMQKPDVDSIDGLSPAISIEQKTTSKNPRSTVGTVTEIYDYLRLLFARIGTPFCPEHHIPIEAQSPEKIADHIASTMAGTVTILAPVIRQKKGTYQQVFKDLNREGYARVRVNGEIHRTDEEITLERYRKHDIDVVIDRLSVDERSRLVEAIENALAKSEGLVIAVDEDGNEETCSALMACPICGIAFEELQPRMFSFNSPFGACEECNGLGFRMEFDPDLIIPDKSKSIAEGAVMLYRNFLDGYRSQYLGAVAKHFGFSVMTPIKDLTEQQYNALMFGSSEHLRLSMRTRNGDSWSHSGTWEGLAPQAERLYHQTQSEYRRHELEKFMRILPCPKCEGRRLKEKVLAVKVAGKSIVEVTDLSVTGARSFFRTLDLTESQREIAKQVLKEIAARLEFLEQVGVGYLTLSRSAGSLSGGEAQRIRLATQIGSNLTGVLYVLDEPSIGLHQRDNRKLLETLQHLRDLGNTLVVVEHDEDTIRSADWVVDMGPGAGLHGGDIVAEGPPDAIAANPASITGRYLSGDLRIEVPASRRRSDRFIRLSGCRENNLKGIDAKIPIGVLTVITGVSGSGKSTLIYETLYRALMQKLHGSRELPGKHDSLVFDDELDKVIVIDQSPIGRTPRSNPATYTKVFDEIRKVFAETKEAKVRGYKPGRFSFNVKGGRCEACQGEGLIKIEMNFLPDVYVECEECKGARYNRETLEVKYRGKSIADVLDMSVEEALALFENVPSIRNKLDTLSRVGLGYIKLGQSSTTLSGGEAQRIKLTRELAKRATGKTIYLLDEPTTGLHFHDVKNLIAVLDDLVARGNTMVVIEHNLDVIKSADYIIDLGPEGGDAGGEVVATGTPEEVALVEGSYTGEFLKEILKKP
- a CDS encoding DUF5591 domain-containing protein, which encodes MQKDRIVRSAGASRQVASIAQDRHGNPIEIFDPPFYQKEFEEAYRFIIDDYPVAPREIGLFLPCAVRKPYSQSPSHRLFRRIIDGVLAPEEYHIVIFGTCGTVPAELECMYPYRNYHYMLGKTTDERIRRDFHRIEVYRLKGYLEKTRETYRHRLAYCIGPFRKAMVEAAEATGIAVDLLPSDPMIERLYDIDCPFPEGSLSMQGYIDEFREGLVRLAGKLHVGGTTALEGCPERRGPVRA
- a CDS encoding alpha/beta hydrolase, which gives rise to MERKADNLRPLFDYDAERPPAIEIGGTDISVRDLTYQTAPGRGVRAYLVTPAREEGTRSAAVLYLHPGLGSRATFLAEAVALAGMGAASLLVDAPWAADTAAAWGQAVTDPEEAVREHNRTVIDLRRGIDLLVAQPGIDPDRIGFVGHSVGALFGAVLAGVDRRLRAAVLMAGTGRFVDVAAVNLPDLQGEKFEHYRRTLAELDPAVWVGRAAPTPLFFQAALRDEFFTEEQAREFFEQAGEPKSLEWYDAGHLLDEAARRDRVAWLAGVLSLERSR
- the uvrC gene encoding excinuclease ABC subunit UvrC, producing MIDTQSLPTEPGCYLFSDREGTIIYVGKAKNLKRRVSSYFSRHDLDRKTQNLVAAIAGLDFIVTDTEVEAFILENTLIKKHQPKYNIDLKDAKRYAYIHITDEPYPRVHTARQPDGNGRYYGPFVSGREREDLLRLLKSLFGLRSCRRLPRRPCLRAHIGSCSAPCMGRIGEDEYRERARRAEAVLKGDIAGLIRTLRAEMAASAEQQEFERAMELRDQITAIEGLRERQHVDRQKTYNEDIVNYIVSEGTVFLMLFNVDRGTLAGKREYTFDETEGFLEEFLVRYYADHEPPQEVILPVPIDDAVAGYLSHLRGGKVRVVVPQRGEKKNLLDLVRKNVEIAFFGDRIKLDELKRRLHLPDLPVAIECFDISHLSGTAMVGSMVRFLWGKPDKRNYRRFRIRTVEGVDDFAAIAEVVRRRYSRLQKEGGEFPDLILIDGGKGQLAAATAVLRDLGIKVPIAAIAKREEEVFVPGFSHPLPLEKHEKASLFLQEIRDEAHRFAIAYHRTLRKKTVAP
- a CDS encoding TfuA-related McrA-glycine thioamidation protein; amino-acid sequence: MTHEVVVFLGPSCDLAAARTILDAEYRPPAKRGDILEAARAGARIIGLIDGVFFQDCAVAHREVLAALRAGVRVVGASSMGALRAAELDSLGMEGVGEIYRAYREGRLVADDEVALLFDPETFMPLSEPLVNIRATIQRALECGVIGADAAGSLLEAARALYFPERTYDAVVEAAEGKTDPDDLARFLTFADEHAVDRKREDALLALEYIRDLPGMH
- the rbcL gene encoding type III ribulose-bisphosphate carboxylase gives rise to the protein MAIDWYEEFVDLNHTPGPDELVALYYFEPAAGISKEEAVGRIASESSTGTWTTLFTLPPRMRDLQAKAFEIEGNYVKIAYPLALWEEGNAAQLLSGIAGNVFGMKALDRLRLIDASLPAEYLRHFKGPHFGMEGIRDMMKIRGRPLTGAVPKPKVGFTAEEHAEVGYETWMGGFDFVKDDENLTSQSFNRFDDRVRAMAKMRDRAEQETGDVKSAFINITADTETMEKRAKMLADYGWNYAMIDVVVAGTAAVATLRDYCSDLGLAIHAHRAMHAAFDRDEKHGITMQFLAKMMRLVGVAQIHTGTAVGKLVGTRAEATVLADMLREKHTNAVDHMALDQDWGNIKSAFPVSSGGLHPGLVPDVLDIYGSELVLLVSGGIHGHPKGTRAGAEAAMQAIEAWKEGETLEEKAKKAPALSEALEKWGRYKPK
- a CDS encoding ArsR/SmtB family transcription factor, which encodes MLTLSFSTLPELARLLSLLGNEQRLAVLGAIAAEEKYAREIAEELGISRPLAAIYLRQLEKLGFAEGNSRTSDEPPYLRRCYRAVPFEVVLNLDLIVSLERSKDETG